In one window of Methanocorpusculum sp. DNA:
- a CDS encoding flippase, whose amino-acid sequence MSNPIVSNIMRIPAIQRQSTLSLISTIGITLFGFISTMLFSHLLGKDLMGVYYLFLAYYGVFNMIGDGGFGQAAVKRISEGNDQNGYLTAYTTLRALLILVSTLLLLLLSPYFIDLQSYDLVLWIIIALSASFFGHTVTYGVYGLGHVGVYSLSNGISEFFRILFQIIAVLLGFSVFGLYGGFIVGILISGIICLKYFTFKPAKFSFRHIRSLATYGFWIFLIGTGSIVFAYADTIFIGYFMTNGDVGVYRTAYQFTSLAAFLSVAIATTLTPKISHWSANNQMDKIAPVITRGITFSLLLAIPVAFGGILLSERLLYFFYGADFAEGSTVCSILLIMQIISVFTLLLGVALTASDHARQAFYAASIAALLNIALNVTLIPIFGINGAALATLISFSLNAILISHLLKRYISIRIELLPIAHIIIASLIMALFVFIYIQFVPLDNVVVTLILVVIGALIYVFVLLKLDHGIRDEIAGMVTTFGLPWPKWL is encoded by the coding sequence CGTATTCCGGCAATACAACGCCAGAGCACCTTATCCCTCATCTCAACGATAGGTATAACTCTTTTTGGATTCATCTCCACCATGCTCTTTTCCCACCTTCTTGGAAAAGATCTGATGGGAGTTTACTATCTTTTTCTTGCTTATTATGGGGTATTCAATATGATCGGGGATGGGGGATTTGGTCAGGCCGCCGTTAAACGAATATCCGAGGGAAATGATCAGAATGGATATTTGACCGCTTATACGACTCTTCGTGCTCTTCTCATCCTTGTTTCGACTCTCCTCCTTCTTTTGCTTAGTCCATACTTTATCGATCTGCAGTCGTATGATCTTGTTCTCTGGATCATCATTGCACTTTCAGCCTCATTTTTTGGTCACACTGTAACCTATGGTGTTTATGGTTTGGGTCATGTTGGAGTATACAGTTTATCTAATGGTATTAGTGAATTTTTCAGAATCTTATTCCAGATCATAGCTGTTCTTCTAGGATTCTCTGTTTTCGGCTTATATGGTGGATTCATTGTGGGCATCCTCATATCCGGTATTATCTGTCTCAAATACTTCACTTTTAAACCTGCAAAATTCAGTTTTCGTCACATTAGGAGCCTTGCCACGTATGGATTCTGGATATTTCTGATCGGGACCGGATCCATAGTTTTTGCATATGCTGATACTATTTTCATAGGTTACTTCATGACCAATGGTGATGTGGGAGTATATCGTACCGCATATCAGTTTACCTCACTTGCTGCATTTCTTTCAGTTGCAATTGCTACGACTCTCACCCCGAAAATAAGTCATTGGAGTGCAAATAATCAGATGGACAAAATTGCTCCTGTAATCACCCGTGGGATAACCTTCTCTCTACTATTAGCCATTCCAGTGGCTTTTGGCGGCATCCTTCTCTCAGAACGATTGCTATACTTCTTCTATGGGGCCGATTTTGCAGAAGGGTCAACGGTATGTTCGATTCTTCTCATCATGCAGATAATCTCAGTGTTCACCCTGCTTCTTGGCGTTGCACTTACTGCATCTGATCATGCCCGCCAGGCATTCTATGCCGCCAGCATCGCTGCTCTCCTTAACATTGCTCTAAATGTGACTCTGATTCCGATCTTTGGGATCAATGGGGCTGCATTGGCCACACTTATTAGTTTCAGCCTGAACGCTATCCTGATTTCGCATCTCCTCAAAAGATACATTTCCATCCGCATTGAACTCCTCCCGATTGCTCACATAATCATCGCTTCTCTCATCATGGCCCTCTTTGTATTCATTTACATACAATTTGTCCCTCTTGACAACGTAGTCGTCACCCTTATCCTGGTGGTCATCGGCGCTCTTATCTACGTCTTCGTCTTACTCAAACTTGATCACGGTATTCGTGATGAAATTGCCGGCATGGTAACAACTTTCGGGCTCCCCTGGCCCAAATGGCTGTAA
- a CDS encoding metal-dependent hydrolase: MKGITHITLTMATMLVILAPLTYSLLTLESIPAVLILLLGTFFGSLTPDIDKGKEAAIYHSEIPGAGGRKFHLTPVFGYALYYTCYKPLQFLFRILFGKKIYAINGHRELPHSPIGIFLISALVTFYIWLICFALSFVPYLYFLYNNSLIYVFGSAFLLGCFLHLLEDTCDNSGIHYFYPFCFSRLRGRVKGDGTDARPKIFVVILLIAAVVLIALSLTGIIPAELVYPTTLMVPIVLWVIFLKASGVPAKKEIRE, encoded by the coding sequence ATGAAAGGTATAACCCATATCACCCTCACCATGGCAACAATGCTCGTTATCCTTGCGCCCTTAACTTATTCTCTCCTCACTCTGGAATCAATTCCAGCTGTGCTTATTCTCCTCCTTGGCACTTTCTTTGGCTCCCTCACCCCTGATATCGATAAAGGCAAAGAAGCCGCGATATATCATTCCGAAATTCCCGGAGCCGGCGGCAGAAAATTTCATCTCACGCCGGTATTCGGCTATGCTCTCTACTATACCTGCTACAAACCACTTCAATTTCTTTTCCGCATACTCTTCGGTAAAAAAATATATGCTATAAACGGACATCGTGAACTTCCCCACTCACCAATAGGTATTTTTCTCATCTCAGCCCTCGTTACATTCTATATCTGGCTCATATGCTTCGCGCTTTCATTCGTTCCGTATCTGTATTTCCTGTATAACAACTCCCTCATTTATGTGTTCGGCTCGGCATTTCTCCTAGGCTGTTTCCTTCACTTACTTGAAGACACCTGTGATAATTCCGGGATCCATTACTTCTATCCATTTTGCTTCAGTCGCCTGCGGGGCAGGGTCAAAGGAGACGGCACCGATGCACGGCCAAAGATATTTGTCGTCATCCTGCTGATAGCTGCTGTTGTTCTCATTGCTCTATCTCTCACTGGCATCATCCCTGCAGAATTGGTCTATCCGACAACACTTATGGTCCCGATTGTACTATGGGTCATCTTCCTGAAAGCATCAGGTGTGCCGGCGAAAAAAGAGATCCGGGAATAA
- the thrC gene encoding threonine synthase, with protein sequence MYKLVCVHCGAEYPPDAIVYNCEKCGHLLAVKYDLSKITITHEELLKRPISLWRYKEFLPVKIEPVTLQEGGTPLYHLKRLGEEMGLTNLYAKHEGMNPSGSFKDRGMTLGVSMAKQLGKNIVACASTGNTSASMAVYAAKANMPAIVLLPAGHVALGKVAQALMHGAKVISIRGNFDRALEMVHELCLSHGIYLLNSINPYRLEGQKTIGFEIVDQLGCVPDRIVLPVGNAGNISAVYKGLCEWKEIGYIDRLPKMTAIQAEGAAPVVAAIKGNLSEVVVEQNPETVASAIRIGAPVNAEKALRAIRETGGTAESVTDAEILAMQRDLARYEGIGVEPASAASVAGIRKMAAMGLLDKDEKIVCVVTGHLLKDPESVIKQCAPPIEIDPTIEALLAVL encoded by the coding sequence ATGTATAAACTCGTCTGTGTACACTGCGGCGCTGAGTATCCCCCTGACGCTATAGTGTATAATTGTGAGAAATGCGGCCATCTGCTTGCAGTCAAATATGATCTGAGCAAGATCACGATCACCCATGAAGAACTTTTAAAGCGCCCGATCTCTCTTTGGCGCTACAAAGAGTTCCTGCCGGTTAAAATCGAACCCGTCACCCTCCAGGAGGGTGGAACACCGCTCTACCATCTGAAAAGACTTGGTGAAGAGATGGGTCTTACCAATCTGTATGCAAAGCACGAGGGCATGAATCCATCGGGATCTTTCAAAGACCGCGGCATGACTCTTGGTGTTTCCATGGCAAAACAGCTCGGTAAAAATATCGTTGCCTGCGCCTCCACTGGAAACACTTCTGCATCTATGGCAGTTTATGCAGCAAAAGCGAATATGCCGGCTATTGTTTTACTCCCAGCCGGTCACGTTGCGCTTGGAAAAGTTGCCCAGGCACTTATGCATGGTGCGAAAGTCATCTCGATTCGAGGTAACTTTGACCGCGCGCTTGAGATGGTTCACGAACTCTGTCTCTCCCATGGGATCTATCTGCTGAACTCCATCAATCCTTATCGTCTTGAAGGACAGAAGACCATTGGGTTTGAAATTGTCGATCAGCTTGGCTGTGTTCCCGACAGGATCGTTCTGCCGGTAGGAAATGCCGGTAATATCTCTGCTGTCTACAAAGGACTTTGTGAGTGGAAGGAGATCGGATACATTGACCGTCTTCCGAAGATGACTGCAATCCAGGCTGAGGGCGCAGCTCCGGTCGTTGCTGCAATCAAAGGTAATCTTTCTGAGGTCGTTGTTGAACAGAACCCTGAGACGGTTGCCTCGGCTATCCGTATCGGAGCTCCAGTGAATGCTGAGAAGGCTCTCCGTGCAATTCGTGAGACCGGTGGAACTGCTGAGTCCGTGACCGATGCTGAGATCCTTGCTATGCAGCGTGATCTCGCCAGATACGAAGGTATCGGTGTAGAACCCGCATCTGCAGCTTCGGTTGCAGGTATTCGTAAGATGGCAGCGATGGGACTTCTTGACAAGGATGAAAAGATTGTCTGTGTCGTGACAGGTCACCTGCTGAAAGATCCAGAATCCGTAATCAAACAATGCGCCCCACCAATCGAGATCGACCCGACCATCGAAGCACTGCTTGCTGTATTGTAA
- a CDS encoding DUF5803 family protein, which yields MYFVSDDGTVLTANATLINQSTFLLVKPGFLGEEVALSVDNLTIQNESGVVEFTQNGKTVSFPAGNYTLNYSAKIENGLVYLRYAEPYNVSVYLPERFQTGHLILGTVGNGGVVSSSDNVSYGSMVTFENTNTASLTFYDDVREPLLYLFLGIWGVVFMIAGVRYLRLKRKPMPDF from the coding sequence ATGTATTTTGTATCGGATGACGGGACCGTTCTGACGGCGAATGCTACTCTGATCAATCAGAGTACATTTCTCCTAGTGAAGCCGGGATTTTTAGGTGAGGAGGTCGCCCTTTCCGTCGACAATCTGACGATCCAGAACGAGAGCGGTGTTGTCGAATTTACCCAGAATGGAAAAACCGTCTCGTTTCCAGCAGGGAACTACACGTTGAATTATTCTGCAAAAATCGAGAACGGCCTGGTTTATCTGAGATATGCCGAGCCGTACAATGTTTCGGTCTATCTTCCTGAAAGGTTTCAGACAGGACATCTGATCTTAGGTACGGTTGGTAATGGAGGGGTCGTATCTTCTTCAGACAACGTATCCTATGGTTCGATGGTCACCTTTGAGAATACGAATACTGCCTCTCTCACATTTTATGACGACGTGCGCGAACCACTTCTCTATCTTTTCCTAGGGATATGGGGAGTTGTGTTTATGATTGCAGGCGTCAGGTATCTGAGACTGAAAAGAAAGCCGATGCCGGATTTCTAA
- a CDS encoding thiamine pyrophosphate-dependent enzyme — MVDRSIENFECGHRACGGCGVSSAVRMILKGYGENTIVVNSTGCLEVFSTPYPETAWKTPWIHSLFENASAVASGIEASLKKQGRLDTEKILIFGGDGATVDIGTLCISGAFERGHDFTYICYDNEAYMNTGIQRSGSTPYDADTTTSPAGKCSTGNSLPKKDYPQILVAHGSPYVATASMAYPADLMKKVEKARNIKGPCYIQVHTPCCTGWGYDGAKTMEIGRMAVACGLWVNYEVIDGELTTVKKVKRVPVDDYLKAQKRFRHLFKPVRNDAEIAKIQAIADKNAKKYGIDIE; from the coding sequence ATGGTAGACAGATCTATTGAAAACTTTGAGTGCGGGCACAGAGCCTGCGGCGGCTGCGGAGTATCATCTGCAGTTCGTATGATCCTGAAAGGTTACGGCGAGAACACAATCGTAGTCAACTCAACCGGATGCCTGGAAGTCTTTTCTACTCCATATCCGGAAACAGCGTGGAAAACTCCCTGGATCCACTCATTGTTTGAAAACGCATCAGCAGTAGCATCAGGTATCGAAGCATCCCTCAAAAAGCAGGGGCGCCTGGACACAGAAAAGATTCTCATCTTCGGAGGAGATGGAGCAACCGTCGACATTGGAACACTGTGTATCTCCGGTGCATTTGAACGCGGACATGACTTCACGTACATCTGTTACGACAATGAAGCATACATGAACACAGGAATCCAGCGGTCAGGATCAACACCGTACGATGCAGACACGACCACATCTCCAGCTGGAAAATGTTCGACAGGAAACAGCCTGCCGAAGAAAGATTACCCGCAGATCCTCGTCGCACACGGTTCTCCCTACGTTGCAACAGCATCCATGGCTTACCCCGCCGATCTGATGAAGAAGGTCGAAAAGGCAAGAAACATCAAAGGTCCCTGCTATATCCAGGTACACACACCGTGCTGTACAGGATGGGGATATGACGGCGCCAAAACAATGGAGATCGGGAGAATGGCAGTCGCATGCGGACTCTGGGTCAATTACGAAGTCATTGACGGAGAACTTACAACTGTTAAAAAAGTGAAGAGAGTTCCGGTCGATGATTATCTCAAAGCCCAGAAACGTTTCCGTCACTTATTCAAACCCGTAAGAAACGATGCTGAGATCGCAAAGATCCAGGCCATCGCAGATAAAAATGCCAAGAAGTACGGCATTGATATTGAATAA
- the porA gene encoding pyruvate synthase subunit PorA, with the protein MTMEIMEGSIAIAETVRLCRPQVIPAYPITPQTHIVEGLASIIADGRLDAEYICVESEFSALSACIGASTAGSRVYSATTSQGLALMTEVVFNAAGMRLPIVMGIANRAISAPLSIWNDQQDSIMMRDSGWIQLYAEDNQEAIDMHILAYKVCEDHNILLPAFVCFDGFILSHVYEPVDLPSQELVDEFLGPFNPYQKLDPKDPISFGMYATPEYYMEFRYEHDQAVHRAAEAIKKYGKEFGEMFGRDYSELVVGYKLEDADIALVAMGSICGTVKDAIDEMRADGKKVGLLNLRCFRPFPSTDVAKALAHVNTIAVLDKNVSLGAKGAVAIEIKEACYGSNIPVYDYILGLGGRDVRKKDIKKIVELAEKGEGDMFYGLREEVL; encoded by the coding sequence ATGACTATGGAAATAATGGAGGGCTCAATCGCCATCGCGGAAACCGTTCGTCTCTGCAGACCACAGGTCATCCCCGCATATCCGATCACTCCCCAGACACATATCGTTGAAGGACTTGCATCAATCATAGCAGATGGAAGACTTGACGCAGAATATATCTGTGTGGAGTCTGAATTCTCCGCTCTCTCTGCCTGTATCGGGGCATCAACCGCAGGAAGCAGAGTTTACTCAGCAACCACTTCACAGGGTCTCGCATTAATGACGGAGGTCGTATTCAATGCAGCTGGTATGAGACTCCCGATCGTCATGGGTATTGCAAACCGTGCAATTTCTGCACCGCTCTCTATCTGGAACGACCAGCAGGACTCTATTATGATGAGAGACTCAGGCTGGATCCAGTTGTATGCAGAAGACAACCAGGAAGCAATCGACATGCACATCCTCGCTTACAAAGTCTGCGAAGACCACAATATTCTGCTTCCGGCATTCGTCTGCTTTGACGGATTCATTCTTTCTCATGTGTATGAGCCGGTCGATCTCCCGTCACAGGAACTCGTTGATGAATTCCTTGGACCCTTCAATCCCTATCAGAAACTCGATCCAAAGGATCCGATCTCCTTTGGTATGTATGCAACACCTGAATACTACATGGAGTTCCGGTACGAACATGATCAGGCAGTCCATCGCGCAGCAGAAGCCATTAAAAAATACGGAAAAGAGTTCGGCGAAATGTTCGGCCGCGACTATTCTGAACTCGTCGTTGGTTACAAACTCGAAGATGCCGATATCGCATTAGTTGCAATGGGTTCCATCTGCGGGACCGTCAAAGATGCAATTGATGAGATGCGTGCTGACGGAAAGAAGGTCGGACTCTTAAATCTCCGCTGCTTCCGTCCATTCCCGTCGACCGACGTGGCAAAAGCTCTCGCTCATGTCAACACCATCGCAGTACTCGACAAAAATGTGAGTCTTGGTGCAAAAGGGGCCGTTGCAATCGAAATCAAAGAAGCCTGTTACGGCTCAAACATACCGGTCTACGATTACATCCTTGGTCTTGGCGGCCGTGATGTAAGAAAGAAAGACATAAAGAAGATCGTTGAACTCGCTGAGAAAGGTGAAGGCGACATGTTCTACGGATTACGTGAGGAGGTGCTCTGA
- a CDS encoding 4Fe-4S binding protein, with amino-acid sequence MALGIGCTARPGNSRNNKTGSWRVFYPIMDTEKCTKCGTCQLICPEGCINQNPDKTYSIDLDYCKGCGMCAEECPDKAKAISMVKEEK; translated from the coding sequence ATGGCACTTGGAATTGGCTGTACGGCACGTCCTGGTAACAGCAGAAACAACAAAACCGGTTCATGGAGGGTATTCTATCCGATTATGGACACGGAAAAATGTACGAAATGCGGAACATGTCAGTTGATATGTCCAGAGGGATGCATCAATCAGAATCCTGACAAGACCTATTCTATTGATCTTGACTACTGCAAAGGATGCGGTATGTGTGCTGAGGAATGTCCAGACAAAGCAAAGGCTATCAGCATGGTTAAGGAGGAAAAATAA
- a CDS encoding pyruvate ferredoxin oxidoreductase subunit gamma, whose product MRELRIHGRGGQGSVTAAELIATAAFTAGVYSQAFPAFGVERRGAPVQAFVRFSDEKIRLRSQIYEPDYIIVQDSTLIHDVNVFSGMSEGGIAIINTEKDGAYNLPKGVKLITIDATKIALEEIGLPITNTTLMGAFAAASGEITLEALKGAIKERFDKKLADTNIAAAKRAYAMIKEGRE is encoded by the coding sequence ATGAGAGAACTACGCATCCACGGAAGAGGTGGACAGGGCTCGGTAACGGCTGCCGAATTAATAGCAACAGCAGCATTTACCGCAGGCGTCTATTCCCAGGCATTCCCGGCGTTTGGTGTCGAACGCCGCGGTGCCCCCGTGCAGGCATTTGTGCGGTTCAGCGATGAAAAAATCCGCCTTCGAAGTCAGATATATGAACCGGACTACATCATCGTCCAGGACAGTACGTTAATTCACGATGTGAATGTATTTTCAGGCATGTCAGAGGGGGGAATTGCCATTATCAACACCGAAAAAGACGGAGCATACAATCTCCCAAAAGGTGTCAAACTGATCACCATTGACGCAACCAAGATTGCCCTTGAAGAAATAGGACTCCCCATCACCAATACAACTCTGATGGGTGCATTTGCTGCAGCAAGCGGAGAGATCACGCTCGAAGCTCTCAAAGGAGCAATCAAAGAGAGATTCGACAAGAAACTGGCAGACACCAACATCGCCGCAGCAAAACGTGCGTATGCAATGATAAAGGAGGGACGCGAATAA
- a CDS encoding methanogenesis marker 12 protein, which produces MYIGVDHGTTSLRFATETGKHLKISREAAKKFELSALEKLCPINDIEGFAVCYSMGDNFSKITPIAQLKNRGVITRDGAGEHIGGGTRVFDVIKESGIPAVVIPGIHRGSDTDPRFKVYSHQTSPEKLGIAYLAKQTLHDTFIVSDISSNTVSLLVVNGKIVGAFDACIFAPGTQHGALDVDAIRRIDEGECTANEAFTTAGVSCHLEEKYQKPAIAMWAAMECASLLLLSCEAPIALAGSLAPELAEEISALLQKPVMVYDEWAASEGLALVAHDVFTGTKEILGIPVILPRK; this is translated from the coding sequence ATGTATATCGGAGTCGACCATGGGACAACGTCTCTTCGGTTCGCAACAGAAACCGGAAAACATCTGAAAATATCCCGGGAAGCGGCAAAAAAATTTGAACTTTCAGCTCTGGAGAAACTCTGCCCAATCAATGATATAGAGGGGTTCGCTGTATGCTATTCTATGGGAGATAATTTTTCCAAAATAACACCCATTGCTCAGTTAAAAAACCGGGGAGTCATCACTCGTGACGGTGCAGGTGAACACATCGGCGGAGGAACGCGGGTATTCGATGTCATAAAAGAGTCAGGGATTCCCGCAGTCGTGATCCCGGGAATTCACCGGGGGTCTGATACAGATCCCAGATTCAAAGTATATTCCCATCAGACCAGTCCGGAAAAACTCGGAATAGCATATCTTGCAAAACAAACTCTCCATGACACTTTTATCGTGTCAGACATCAGTTCCAACACAGTTTCACTCCTCGTTGTCAACGGAAAGATCGTCGGAGCTTTCGACGCATGCATCTTCGCGCCGGGAACACAACATGGAGCCCTTGATGTAGATGCGATCAGAAGAATCGATGAGGGCGAGTGTACGGCGAACGAGGCGTTCACTACCGCGGGAGTCTCGTGCCATCTTGAAGAGAAATACCAAAAGCCGGCCATCGCTATGTGGGCAGCAATGGAATGCGCTTCACTTCTTCTTCTTTCATGCGAGGCTCCGATTGCCTTAGCAGGCAGTCTTGCACCTGAATTAGCCGAGGAAATATCCGCATTACTCCAAAAACCAGTCATGGTGTATGACGAATGGGCAGCATCCGAGGGACTTGCGCTTGTCGCACATGATGTTTTTACCGGAACAAAGGAGATTCTGGGAATTCCGGTCATACTGCCCCGCAAATAA
- a CDS encoding DnaJ C-terminal domain-containing protein produces MGDSHYDTLGVAENATPEMIKKAYVALVKEFHPDHAGASENKQQEYNERLLKIMAAYEVLSNPESKAAYDAEHAVTLNAPSPRGKKMSGMPTKSGDIETEYPISMSIAAYGKGKIPMQVAGEKVVIKVYPGVRRYRIENKGVPVEGKPRGDLYVNLKVIPEENWEIDDATNNLICHLQIPPKVAEQGGTIPLTLLFNKTIKITVPAGVKTGDRFVPPEGKGLGVLSPKKKGNLVIEVEVAKKKGLFGLFG; encoded by the coding sequence ATGGGCGATTCCCACTATGACACTCTTGGCGTAGCCGAAAATGCAACGCCGGAAATGATAAAAAAAGCCTATGTTGCTCTCGTCAAGGAGTTCCACCCGGATCATGCGGGTGCGAGCGAGAATAAACAGCAGGAGTACAACGAGCGTCTGCTCAAGATAATGGCGGCGTATGAGGTTCTCAGCAATCCGGAATCCAAAGCAGCCTATGATGCCGAACATGCAGTCACTCTCAATGCACCTTCCCCCCGCGGTAAAAAAATGTCAGGTATGCCTACAAAAAGCGGGGACATCGAAACGGAATATCCGATATCCATGTCTATCGCTGCATATGGAAAAGGCAAGATTCCTATGCAGGTCGCAGGAGAGAAGGTCGTTATCAAAGTCTACCCGGGAGTTAGACGGTACAGAATCGAAAACAAAGGTGTGCCGGTCGAAGGAAAACCCCGCGGCGATCTGTATGTCAATCTCAAAGTGATCCCGGAGGAGAACTGGGAGATCGATGATGCAACAAACAATCTGATCTGTCACCTGCAGATCCCGCCCAAAGTCGCAGAGCAGGGCGGAACGATCCCCCTCACCCTTCTCTTCAATAAAACCATCAAAATTACCGTACCAGCCGGTGTAAAAACGGGAGACCGCTTTGTCCCGCCTGAAGGAAAAGGACTTGGAGTCTTATCTCCGAAGAAAAAAGGCAATCTCGTCATTGAGGTCGAGGTTGCAAAGAAGAAAGGCCTCTTTGGTCTTTTTGGATAA